One genomic window of Streptomyces sp. NBC_01498 includes the following:
- a CDS encoding acyl carrier protein, whose translation MTTETETTVAAAVERDITAMLRTMLAEDGLDDAEITRETTFHDDLELESIDLVTLAGSLREHYGDQVNLALFIADLELDEIIALTVGELVDYVAASLRTAGQV comes from the coding sequence ATGACCACCGAGACCGAGACGACCGTGGCGGCGGCCGTGGAGCGCGACATCACCGCGATGCTGCGGACCATGCTGGCGGAGGACGGGCTGGACGACGCCGAGATCACGCGGGAGACCACCTTCCACGACGATCTGGAGCTGGAGAGCATCGACCTGGTGACGCTGGCCGGTTCGCTGCGCGAGCACTACGGCGACCAGGTCAACCTCGCGCTGTTCATCGCCGATCTGGAGCTGGACGAGATCATCGCGCTGACCGTCGGTGAACTGGTCGACTACGTCGCCGCCTCGCTGCGCACCGCCGGGCAGGTCTGA
- a CDS encoding phosphatidylinositol-specific phospholipase C/glycerophosphodiester phosphodiesterase family protein yields the protein MALTTRRRAVTTVAAVLAGAVATPSYAAATERGRRPEPLRRAHAHNDYLHGRPLHDALSHGFTSVEADIFLVDGDLLVAHEPESLDPTRTLRSLYLDPLRDRIRANGGAVYRGYHRPVQLLIDIKTDGAAAYLELHRQLNAYRALLSTYAHGTVRYGAVTPVISGDRAARLPMEAQQVRYAFYDGRLDDLAGPAGASFVPLISGNWTTSFGWQGVGPFPAAERAELRRIVRTAHGRGMRVRFWATPDLPGPARDAVWTELLDAGVDHLNTDDLAGLASFLTAHDRSPRNR from the coding sequence ATGGCCCTCACCACCCGACGCAGAGCGGTGACCACCGTCGCCGCCGTTCTCGCCGGAGCTGTCGCCACCCCCTCGTACGCCGCCGCGACGGAGCGCGGACGCCGGCCCGAACCGCTGCGCCGTGCCCACGCGCACAACGACTACCTGCACGGGCGCCCCCTGCACGACGCGCTGTCGCACGGCTTCACCAGTGTCGAGGCCGACATCTTCCTGGTCGACGGCGATCTGCTGGTCGCCCACGAGCCCGAGTCCCTCGACCCCACGCGTACGCTCCGCTCCCTCTACCTCGACCCGCTGCGCGACCGGATCCGGGCCAACGGCGGCGCCGTGTACCGGGGATACCACCGGCCGGTCCAGCTGCTCATCGACATCAAGACGGACGGCGCCGCCGCCTATCTGGAGCTGCACCGCCAACTGAACGCCTACCGGGCGCTGTTGAGCACCTACGCTCACGGCACGGTACGGTACGGCGCCGTCACCCCGGTCATCTCCGGCGACCGCGCCGCCCGTCTCCCGATGGAGGCGCAGCAGGTCCGGTACGCCTTCTACGACGGCCGGCTCGACGACCTGGCCGGCCCGGCGGGCGCCTCGTTCGTGCCCCTCATCAGCGGCAACTGGACCACGAGCTTCGGCTGGCAGGGCGTCGGTCCTTTCCCCGCCGCCGAGCGCGCCGAACTGCGCCGTATCGTCCGCACCGCCCACGGCCGGGGCATGCGGGTCCGGTTCTGGGCCACCCCCGACCTGCCCGGACCCGCCCGCGACGCGGTCTGGACCGAACTGCTCGACGCCGGGGTCGACCACCTCAACACGGACGACCTCGCGGGCCTGGCGAGCTTCCTCACGGCCCACGACCGGTCGCCCCGGAACCGCTAG
- a CDS encoding acyl-CoA dehydrogenase family protein: MSTLDETHETRPETFPADGAPDLLYSEAEDDLRAAVRSLLTDRGDATASLARAESGSPYDSALWTSLAGGIGAAGLLVPEALGGQGASHREAAVVLEELGRAVTPAPYLTSSVIATQTLLACDPDDGGGGGDGTAATALLGDLAEGRTVAVLAVPLATGPDAPLPGTAPGGVIRAVADAATADVLLVLGDDGLYAIAADAPGVTLRAQTPLDLTRPLSAVTVDPAAFAAGTRVAGPDRAVAAVRGGLLAGAGLLASEQLGLAEWCLAETVRHTRERHQFNRPLGSFQALKHRMAQLWLEVASARAAARNAADALATGSPDVRLAVAVAQAYCGRVAVHAAEECVQLHGGIGMTWEHPAHLYLKRAKSAEIALGSTGAHRTTLATLTDLPAPRTPQE; the protein is encoded by the coding sequence ATGAGCACCCTGGACGAGACGCACGAGACGCGGCCGGAGACGTTCCCGGCCGACGGGGCGCCGGACCTGCTGTACTCGGAGGCCGAGGACGACCTGCGCGCCGCCGTACGGTCCCTGCTCACCGACCGGGGCGACGCCACCGCGTCCCTGGCCCGCGCCGAGTCCGGCTCCCCGTACGACTCCGCGCTCTGGACCTCCCTCGCGGGCGGGATCGGCGCGGCCGGACTGCTCGTACCGGAGGCGCTCGGCGGCCAGGGCGCGAGTCACCGGGAGGCGGCGGTGGTCCTGGAGGAACTGGGCCGGGCGGTCACGCCCGCGCCGTATCTGACCAGTTCCGTGATCGCGACGCAGACCCTGCTCGCCTGCGACCCGGACGACGGCGGAGGCGGCGGTGACGGGACGGCCGCGACCGCACTGCTCGGCGACCTGGCCGAGGGCCGTACGGTCGCCGTGCTGGCCGTCCCCCTGGCCACCGGACCGGACGCCCCGCTCCCCGGCACCGCGCCCGGCGGCGTGATCAGGGCCGTGGCCGACGCCGCGACCGCCGACGTCCTGCTCGTCCTCGGCGACGACGGGCTCTACGCGATCGCGGCCGACGCCCCCGGCGTCACCCTCCGGGCACAGACGCCGCTCGACCTCACCCGCCCGCTCTCCGCCGTCACCGTGGACCCCGCCGCGTTCGCCGCCGGGACACGTGTCGCCGGGCCGGACAGGGCCGTGGCCGCCGTACGCGGCGGACTGCTCGCGGGCGCGGGACTGCTCGCCTCCGAGCAACTCGGCCTCGCCGAATGGTGCTTGGCGGAGACAGTCCGGCACACCCGCGAACGGCACCAGTTCAACCGGCCCCTCGGCTCCTTCCAGGCGCTCAAGCACCGGATGGCGCAGCTGTGGCTGGAAGTCGCCTCGGCCCGCGCCGCCGCCCGCAACGCTGCCGATGCCCTGGCCACGGGCAGCCCCGACGTACGGCTCGCGGTGGCGGTCGCCCAGGCGTACTGCGGCCGGGTCGCCGTCCACGCGGCCGAGGAGTGCGTCCAGCTCCACGGCGGCATCGGCATGACCTGGGAACACCCCGCGCACCTGTACCTCAAGCGCGCCAAGTCAGCGGAGATCGCACTGGGTTCGACCGGAGCACACCGCACCACCCTCGCGACGCTGACGGACCTGCCCGCGCCCCGGACCCCGCAGGAGTAG
- a CDS encoding DUF779 domain-containing protein translates to MGEETIARVEVTPAAAELIRRLRADHGPLMFHQSGGCCDGSAPMCYPAGEFRTGNSDVLLESLAVEGVAEPVPFWMSVSQYEAWRHTRLIVDVVEGRGSGFSLEAPEGVRFLIRSRLIA, encoded by the coding sequence ATGGGCGAGGAGACGATCGCGCGCGTGGAGGTGACGCCCGCGGCGGCCGAACTGATACGGCGGCTGCGGGCCGATCACGGGCCGCTGATGTTCCATCAGTCGGGCGGGTGCTGCGACGGCAGCGCGCCCATGTGCTACCCGGCCGGCGAGTTCCGTACGGGGAACTCGGACGTCCTGCTGGAGTCCCTGGCGGTCGAGGGCGTCGCGGAGCCGGTGCCGTTCTGGATGTCGGTGAGCCAGTACGAGGCGTGGCGGCACACCCGGCTGATCGTGGATGTCGTGGAGGGGCGCGGCAGTGGCTTCTCGCTGGAGGCCCCGGAGGGGGTGCGGTTCCTGATCCGCTCACGGCTGATCGCGTGA
- a CDS encoding alpha/beta fold hydrolase, translated as MAKIRTGDITTHVQLLPAANPPADGGEVPVVVFVHGLLTDSLASYYFTLGPAFAAAGIDVIMYDLRGHGRSDRPASGYRLESFVADLVGVLDGLGETRRAHVVGNSFGGTIATALAAWHPDRVATVTMIESEPPVAEWTRHMAEGLADAKNQLGREEVIGWISANHGAHTARLSRSASRILATTTLAEDVPAGRVIDDGLDALDGCPLLAIFGDESGLSAQVPELEAKLVSCRTVVLPEQGHSVLVERTEETQRLILRWVREHTLAGAVR; from the coding sequence ATGGCGAAGATACGTACGGGGGACATCACCACCCACGTCCAGCTGCTGCCGGCCGCGAACCCGCCCGCCGACGGCGGCGAGGTGCCGGTCGTGGTGTTCGTCCACGGTCTGCTCACGGACAGTCTGGCCAGCTACTACTTCACCCTGGGCCCGGCGTTCGCGGCGGCGGGCATCGACGTGATCATGTACGACCTCCGGGGCCACGGCCGCAGTGACCGGCCGGCCTCCGGATACCGTCTGGAGTCGTTCGTCGCGGATCTCGTCGGGGTGCTCGACGGGCTCGGCGAGACCCGTCGGGCGCATGTGGTCGGCAACTCCTTCGGCGGCACCATCGCGACCGCGTTGGCCGCGTGGCACCCGGACCGGGTGGCCACCGTCACGATGATCGAGTCCGAGCCGCCGGTGGCGGAGTGGACCCGGCACATGGCCGAGGGGCTGGCGGACGCCAAGAACCAGCTCGGCCGCGAGGAAGTCATCGGCTGGATCTCCGCCAACCACGGCGCGCACACCGCCCGGCTCTCCCGGAGCGCCAGTCGCATCCTGGCCACCACGACCCTGGCCGAGGACGTCCCGGCGGGCCGGGTCATCGACGACGGTCTCGACGCGCTGGACGGCTGCCCGCTGCTGGCGATCTTCGGCGACGAGTCCGGACTGAGCGCCCAAGTGCCGGAACTGGAGGCCAAGTTGGTGTCCTGCCGCACGGTGGTCCTGCCCGAGCAGGGTCACTCGGTGCTGGTCGAGCGCACCGAGGAGACCCAGCGGCTGATCCTGCGCTGGGTGCGCGAGCACACCCTGGCGGGGGCGGTGCGGTGA
- a CDS encoding SGNH/GDSL hydrolase family protein encodes MTPLIGELVVRSKRPLVAALLAMVVAATAAPTANAEPKAAGKYVAIGDSYAVAPGTRTYDNPDDPCRRGPLTYPRLWAASHPSVGFVEASCSGATTADVNSTQIPQLTADTTLVTVQVGGNDVGFVDVLTNCILTINDADCLAGVDLAKQAAQGLLSPALAQTYGAVRAAAPSAQVVVVGYPRLYKIGGNCGILGLSDTERAAMNSAADLLNEIMASRAAEAGFTFLDPRPSFDQHALCSGAQEWVTSLEWDKINESYHPNVEGHRDGYLAALNGITG; translated from the coding sequence ATGACCCCACTCATCGGAGAACTAGTCGTGCGCTCAAAAAGACCACTGGTCGCCGCCCTTCTGGCAATGGTCGTCGCCGCCACCGCAGCCCCCACAGCGAACGCGGAGCCCAAGGCGGCCGGTAAGTACGTGGCCATCGGCGACTCCTACGCGGTCGCCCCCGGTACCCGTACCTACGACAACCCCGACGACCCGTGCCGGCGCGGTCCGCTGACCTACCCCCGGCTCTGGGCGGCCTCGCACCCGTCGGTCGGTTTTGTCGAGGCGTCCTGCTCCGGCGCGACCACGGCCGATGTCAACAGCACCCAGATACCGCAGCTGACGGCCGACACCACCCTGGTGACGGTGCAGGTCGGAGGCAACGACGTCGGTTTCGTCGATGTCCTGACGAACTGCATCCTGACGATCAACGACGCGGACTGCCTCGCCGGCGTCGACCTCGCGAAGCAGGCCGCCCAGGGCCTGCTGTCGCCCGCGCTGGCCCAGACCTACGGCGCGGTCCGGGCCGCCGCCCCGTCGGCCCAGGTCGTCGTCGTCGGTTACCCGCGGCTCTACAAGATCGGCGGCAACTGCGGCATCCTCGGGCTCAGCGACACCGAGCGCGCGGCCATGAATTCGGCGGCCGACCTGCTCAACGAGATTATGGCGAGCCGTGCGGCCGAGGCCGGTTTCACCTTCCTGGACCCGCGCCCCTCATTCGACCAGCACGCCCTCTGCTCGGGCGCGCAGGAATGGGTCACGAGCCTGGAGTGGGACAAGATCAACGAGTCCTACCACCCGAATGTGGAAGGACACCGGGACGGATATCTGGCCGCCCTGAACGGCATAACCGGCTGA
- a CDS encoding NADPH:quinone oxidoreductase family protein yields MQAWRVHRNGEPSEVMRLDEVDRPVPGDGRLLLKVLAAGINFPDALLCRGQYQVRPPLPFTPGVEVCAETEDGRRVIATPALPHGGLAEHVVADEATVLPAPDALDDAEAAALHIGYQTGWFGLHRRAHLRAGETLLVHAAAGGVGSAAVQLGKAAGATVIGVAGGPDKVRVARELGCDEVIDRRADDIVTAVKDLTGGRGADVVYDPVGGDAYTASAKCVAFEGRILVVGFASGAVPAPALNHALVKNYSIVGLHWGLYQRKDPASILRCHQELTELAAKGVVRPLVSERVPMADAANAVQRVADGTTTGRLVVLPAAGKGTR; encoded by the coding sequence ATGCAGGCATGGCGAGTGCACCGCAACGGCGAGCCGAGCGAGGTGATGCGGCTCGACGAGGTGGACCGGCCCGTACCGGGAGACGGCCGGCTCCTGCTGAAGGTCCTCGCGGCCGGCATCAACTTCCCCGACGCGCTGCTCTGCCGGGGCCAGTACCAGGTCCGCCCGCCGCTGCCCTTCACCCCCGGCGTCGAGGTCTGCGCCGAGACCGAGGACGGGCGCCGGGTCATCGCGACCCCCGCCCTGCCCCACGGCGGCCTCGCCGAGCACGTCGTCGCCGACGAGGCCACCGTGCTCCCCGCGCCCGACGCCCTCGACGACGCCGAGGCGGCGGCGCTGCACATCGGCTACCAGACGGGCTGGTTCGGACTGCACCGCAGGGCCCACCTCCGGGCGGGCGAGACGCTGCTCGTGCATGCCGCCGCCGGAGGCGTCGGCAGCGCGGCCGTCCAGCTCGGCAAGGCGGCGGGCGCGACCGTCATCGGTGTGGCTGGAGGGCCCGACAAGGTGCGCGTGGCAAGGGAGTTGGGCTGCGACGAGGTGATAGACCGGCGCGCCGACGACATCGTCACGGCGGTGAAGGACCTGACCGGCGGGCGCGGCGCGGACGTCGTGTACGACCCCGTCGGCGGCGACGCGTACACCGCGTCCGCCAAGTGCGTCGCCTTCGAGGGCCGCATCCTCGTCGTCGGCTTCGCGAGCGGCGCCGTCCCGGCCCCCGCGCTCAACCACGCGCTGGTGAAGAACTATTCGATCGTCGGGCTGCACTGGGGGCTGTACCAGCGCAAGGACCCCGCCTCGATCCTCCGCTGCCACCAGGAGCTGACGGAACTCGCCGCCAAGGGCGTCGTCCGGCCGCTCGTCAGCGAGCGGGTGCCGATGGCGGACGCCGCCAACGCGGTGCAGCGGGTGGCCGACGGCACCACCACCGGCCGGCTGGTCGTCCTCCCCGCAGCCGGGAAGGGCACCCGGTGA
- a CDS encoding glycosyltransferase — translation MRFLLVVPPLVGHTNPLAAVAGELSGRGHEVAWAGYGDQIRALAGSGARVYECAMPDGGLSRPPGLAGPAAFQHLWEKFFVPLGDLMAPGVDAAIDAFRPDAVLTDQHAVAGALVAERRGVVHVTSATTSAELVDPLAELPKVGAWLAELLGGLRARIGDPSAQGDPRFSPHGVIAFTGRELVGDAALPGGHVHLVGPAVAPRGGGGDFPWERIDPDRRLVLVSLGTANADAGGRFLTEAVSALEMLADRVQGVVVDPGGTLGAVPPGVIVRAHVPQLDLLARADAVVCHAGHNTVCETLWHGLPLVLAPIRDDQPIVAGQVVDAGAGVRVRFRRVDAARLATAIGTVLDDSGGHRTAAEAVGRSLRAAGGRAAAADHLIRIAARQAPAAAHPLPH, via the coding sequence GTGAGGTTCCTGCTCGTCGTCCCCCCGCTGGTCGGACACACCAACCCGCTGGCGGCCGTCGCCGGGGAGCTGTCCGGCCGGGGTCATGAGGTGGCATGGGCCGGTTACGGCGACCAGATCCGGGCGCTGGCGGGTTCCGGCGCCCGGGTGTACGAGTGCGCGATGCCGGACGGGGGGCTGAGCCGGCCGCCGGGCCTCGCGGGGCCCGCGGCCTTCCAGCACCTCTGGGAGAAGTTCTTCGTCCCGCTCGGTGATCTGATGGCGCCGGGCGTGGACGCGGCGATCGACGCGTTCCGTCCGGACGCCGTCCTCACCGACCAGCACGCCGTCGCGGGCGCGCTGGTCGCCGAGCGGCGCGGCGTCGTGCATGTCACCTCCGCGACCACGTCGGCCGAACTCGTGGACCCGCTGGCCGAGTTGCCGAAGGTGGGCGCCTGGCTGGCCGAGCTGCTCGGCGGTCTGCGGGCCCGGATCGGCGATCCGTCCGCGCAGGGCGACCCCCGGTTCTCGCCGCACGGCGTCATCGCCTTCACGGGGCGCGAGTTGGTGGGTGACGCGGCGCTGCCGGGCGGCCACGTCCATCTGGTCGGCCCGGCCGTCGCCCCGCGCGGCGGGGGCGGCGACTTTCCGTGGGAGCGGATCGACCCGGACCGCCGGCTCGTTCTCGTCTCGCTCGGGACGGCCAACGCGGACGCCGGAGGCCGCTTCCTCACCGAGGCGGTCTCCGCGCTGGAGATGCTGGCGGACCGGGTCCAGGGGGTCGTCGTCGATCCCGGCGGCACCCTCGGAGCCGTACCGCCCGGGGTGATCGTGCGTGCGCACGTGCCCCAACTCGACCTGCTGGCACGGGCCGACGCCGTCGTCTGCCACGCCGGGCACAACACGGTGTGCGAGACGCTCTGGCACGGCCTGCCGCTGGTCCTCGCCCCGATCCGCGACGACCAGCCCATCGTCGCGGGCCAGGTGGTCGACGCGGGCGCCGGTGTACGGGTCCGTTTCCGCCGCGTGGACGCCGCCCGGCTCGCGACGGCGATCGGCACCGTCCTGGACGACTCCGGCGGGCACCGGACCGCCGCCGAGGCCGTCGGCCGGTCGCTGCGCGCGGCGGGCGGCCGGGCCGCCGCCGCCGACCATCTGATCCGGATCGCGGCGCGGCAGGCCCCGGCCGCCGCCCACCCCCTCCCCCACTGA
- a CDS encoding ABC transporter ATP-binding protein, whose product MTSATAPPTPRTETAAENKSVDEPSGVSPLRVLLGYARPHRLVLCATLLLLLAASGAGLVQPLVAQHVLDGLGDGSGVTGPVLLLAALVVLGAVLTGLQSWWQQRTSERVVRQIRRDLVFRLIRLRVPELDRRAPGDLISRVTSDSTLVQNAATEGLVMIANGVLSILGAVVLMGLVHLGLLGVTVAVLLGVTLVMVLILPRIREAVARSQESIGAVGAALDRALGAARTVKANGAEGRETAAAERAVDGAYRAGLVGARYVAMVKVLSGVSIQAAFLAVLGVGGALVASGSLTASALIAFLLYVFYLASPIGSLVAGLGMLQQGLGAVGRIEQVGRMPVEEDVDGDAATRAGRWDGTDAPPVEFRDVHFSYPDRSPALRGVSFTVGGGTQSALVGLSGAGKTTMFALLQRFYEPSAGRILIGGVDIATLPRAEVRRRIAYVEQESPVMAGTIEDNLTYAASDVSAGEIAEVLRLTRLDSLIERLPDGLRTEVGSRGVALSGGERQRLAIARALLRGPEVLLMDEATAQLDANNERALREAVEQVARRCTVLLIAHRLSTVTGADQIVVLEHGQVRGSGTHGELVESDVLYRELAASQMLVGDEGDSAGGPGVPAAGEGPVPVNL is encoded by the coding sequence ATGACCTCGGCCACCGCTCCCCCCACCCCCCGCACCGAAACCGCCGCTGAGAACAAATCAGTTGACGAACCGTCAGGTGTTTCTCCGCTACGGGTCCTGCTCGGCTACGCCCGCCCGCACCGCCTCGTCCTGTGCGCCACCCTGCTCCTCCTGCTGGCGGCGAGCGGGGCCGGTCTCGTCCAGCCGCTGGTGGCGCAGCACGTCCTGGACGGACTCGGGGACGGCTCCGGGGTGACGGGGCCGGTCCTGCTGCTGGCGGCCCTGGTCGTCCTGGGAGCGGTGCTGACCGGGCTCCAGTCCTGGTGGCAGCAGCGCACCTCGGAGCGGGTGGTGCGGCAGATCCGCCGGGACCTGGTGTTCCGGCTGATCCGGCTGCGGGTGCCGGAACTGGACCGGCGGGCCCCGGGCGATCTCATCTCCCGGGTCACCTCCGACAGCACGCTCGTGCAGAACGCCGCGACCGAGGGCCTGGTGATGATCGCCAACGGGGTGCTCAGCATCCTGGGCGCGGTGGTCCTGATGGGCCTGGTGCATCTGGGACTGCTCGGGGTGACCGTGGCGGTGCTGCTCGGGGTCACGCTGGTGATGGTGCTCATCCTGCCGCGCATCCGGGAGGCGGTCGCGCGCTCGCAGGAGTCGATCGGCGCGGTGGGCGCGGCACTCGACCGGGCGCTGGGCGCGGCCCGGACGGTGAAGGCCAACGGCGCCGAGGGCCGCGAGACGGCCGCCGCCGAGCGGGCCGTGGACGGCGCGTACCGGGCGGGGCTGGTCGGCGCCCGGTACGTGGCGATGGTGAAGGTGCTGTCCGGTGTCTCCATCCAGGCGGCGTTCCTCGCCGTGCTCGGGGTGGGCGGCGCGCTGGTGGCGTCGGGGAGTCTGACCGCGTCGGCGCTGATCGCCTTCCTGCTGTACGTGTTCTACCTGGCGAGCCCGATCGGCTCGCTGGTCGCGGGGCTCGGCATGCTCCAGCAGGGGCTGGGCGCCGTGGGACGCATCGAGCAGGTGGGGCGGATGCCCGTCGAGGAGGACGTGGACGGCGACGCGGCGACGCGCGCGGGCCGCTGGGACGGGACGGACGCGCCACCGGTCGAGTTCCGGGACGTGCACTTCTCGTACCCGGACCGCTCGCCCGCGCTGCGCGGGGTCTCGTTCACGGTGGGCGGCGGCACCCAGAGCGCGCTGGTGGGTCTGTCGGGTGCGGGAAAGACGACGATGTTCGCGCTGCTCCAGCGGTTCTACGAGCCGTCGGCGGGCCGGATCCTGATCGGCGGGGTGGACATCGCGACCCTGCCGCGCGCCGAGGTGCGGCGCCGGATCGCCTATGTCGAGCAGGAGTCGCCCGTCATGGCGGGGACGATCGAGGACAACCTCACGTACGCGGCCTCGGACGTGTCGGCCGGGGAGATCGCCGAGGTGCTGCGGCTGACCCGGCTCGACTCGCTGATCGAGCGGCTTCCGGACGGGCTGCGGACCGAGGTCGGCAGCCGCGGGGTGGCGCTCTCGGGCGGTGAGCGGCAGCGGCTCGCCATCGCGCGGGCCCTGCTGCGCGGGCCCGAGGTCCTGCTGATGGACGAGGCGACGGCGCAGCTCGACGCCAACAACGAGCGGGCACTGCGCGAGGCGGTCGAGCAGGTGGCGCGGCGCTGCACGGTCCTGCTGATCGCGCACCGGCTCTCCACGGTGACGGGCGCGGACCAGATCGTGGTGCTGGAGCACGGGCAGGTGCGGGGCTCGGGCACGCACGGGGAGCTGGTCGAGTCCGATGTGCTGTACCGCGAACTGGCCGCCTCCCAGATGCTGGTGGGCGACGAGGGCGACAGCGCGGGAGGCCCCGGGGTTCCGGCGGCCGGCGAGGGGCCGGTGCCGGTGAATCTGTGA
- a CDS encoding acyl-CoA dehydrogenase family protein: MTTPDAAELRRLTRELLAGHPPADTPVADFLTARFDAGLAWVHFPVGLGGLGAPRTLQGAVDAELAAAGAPDNDPRRIGIGLGMAAPTILGFGTDEQKRRFLRPLWTGEEVWCQLFSEPGAGSDLAALGTRAVREEDGDWIVNGQKVWTSSAHLARWAILVARTDPALPKHRGISYFICDMTDPGVDVRPLRQITGEAEFNEVFLTDVRIPDAHRLGPVGDGWKVARTTLMNERVSIGGARLPREGGMIGTVARTWRDRPDLRTHQLHQRLLALWVDAEVARLTGERLRQQLAMGRPGPEGSGLKLSFARLNQEISGLEVELLADEGLLYDDWTMRRPELVDFTGREAGYRYLRAKGNSIEGGTSEVLLNIVAERVLGLPAEPRDDKDVAWKDLTR, from the coding sequence GTGACCACCCCGGACGCGGCCGAACTGCGCCGACTCACCAGGGAGTTGCTCGCCGGGCATCCCCCGGCCGACACTCCGGTCGCCGACTTCCTGACCGCCCGTTTCGACGCCGGGCTCGCCTGGGTGCACTTCCCCGTCGGTCTCGGCGGACTCGGCGCGCCGCGCACCCTCCAGGGGGCGGTCGACGCCGAACTGGCCGCCGCCGGAGCGCCCGACAACGACCCGCGCCGGATCGGCATCGGTCTCGGCATGGCCGCGCCGACCATCCTCGGGTTCGGCACCGACGAGCAGAAGCGCCGCTTCCTGCGGCCCCTGTGGACCGGTGAGGAGGTGTGGTGCCAGCTTTTCAGCGAGCCCGGAGCCGGGTCGGACCTGGCGGCCCTCGGTACCCGCGCCGTACGGGAGGAGGACGGCGACTGGATCGTCAACGGACAGAAGGTGTGGACCTCCAGCGCCCATCTGGCGCGCTGGGCCATTCTCGTCGCCCGTACCGACCCCGCCCTGCCCAAGCACCGGGGCATCAGCTACTTCATCTGTGACATGACCGACCCCGGCGTCGATGTCCGGCCGCTGCGGCAGATAACCGGCGAGGCCGAGTTCAACGAGGTCTTCCTCACGGATGTCCGTATCCCCGACGCCCACCGGCTCGGCCCGGTCGGCGACGGCTGGAAGGTCGCCCGGACCACCCTGATGAACGAACGCGTCTCGATCGGCGGCGCCCGGCTCCCGCGCGAGGGCGGCATGATCGGCACGGTCGCCCGCACCTGGCGGGACCGCCCCGACCTGCGCACCCACCAACTCCACCAGCGGCTTCTCGCCCTGTGGGTGGATGCCGAGGTGGCGCGGCTGACCGGCGAACGGCTGCGCCAGCAGCTCGCGATGGGCCGGCCGGGGCCCGAGGGCTCGGGCCTCAAACTCTCCTTCGCCCGCCTCAACCAGGAGATCAGCGGGCTTGAGGTCGAACTGCTCGCCGACGAGGGCCTGTTGTACGACGACTGGACGATGCGCCGCCCGGAACTGGTCGACTTCACCGGCCGCGAGGCCGGCTACCGCTATCTGCGCGCGAAGGGCAACTCCATCGAGGGCGGAACGAGCGAGGTACTGCTCAACATCGTCGCCGAACGCGTCCTCGGCCTGCCCGCCGAGCCGCGCGACGACAAGGACGTGGCGTGGAAGGACCTCACCCGATGA